A stretch of Imperialibacter roseus DNA encodes these proteins:
- the aroQ gene encoding type II 3-dehydroquinate dehydratase produces the protein MQISIVNGPNLNLLGVREKSIYGAQSFETYFEELKKAFPSVDLQYFQSNHEGELIDYLHKIGFSQKGVVLNAGAFTHTSVALADAIAAIETPVLEVHISNIYAREAFRHHSYLTKNCVGIISGLGLTGYKLGVQYLLDNK, from the coding sequence ATGCAAATAAGTATCGTTAACGGACCCAATCTGAACCTACTGGGAGTGCGTGAGAAAAGCATTTATGGTGCTCAGTCGTTTGAAACCTATTTCGAAGAACTCAAGAAAGCATTTCCGTCTGTCGATTTGCAGTATTTTCAGTCGAACCACGAAGGGGAGCTGATCGACTATTTGCATAAAATTGGTTTTTCGCAAAAAGGCGTTGTGCTCAATGCGGGTGCTTTTACGCATACCTCGGTGGCGCTTGCTGATGCTATTGCCGCCATCGAAACGCCGGTTTTGGAGGTTCACATCTCCAATATTTATGCCCGTGAGGCTTTTCGCCATCATAGCTATCTGACAAAGAATTGTGTTGGCATCATCAGTGGATTGGGGCTAACCGGCTACAAACTAGGAGTTCAATACCTGCTTGATAATAAATGA
- a CDS encoding aminotransferase class V-fold PLP-dependent enzyme, with translation MSRISFYPGPSRVNAKVTEYFYDAYMEGILSENHRSAAFMKLFKKTKKLLKQKLDVPEDYEIVFTSSATECWEIIAQSLTAKASFHVYNGAFGNKWCEYAGKLGVETHAASFDIEDAVPIKLLSVPEEVDVVCVTQNETSNGTQVSDVELTILRRQFADRLIAVDATSSMAATTLPFKMADVWFASVQKGFGLPSGMGIMILSPAAVAKAEKLNENDHYNSLLFSIVNSRKDQTPYTPNILGIYLLYRLMEDRRPIEEINRKVKNRFLDWMDFLNKFDSWTPLVENESVRSTTVIPLKAEPSVIKELLEKASDAGFTLGSGYGEWKEDTIRIANFPSIKKKEIQSLRFFLKKNFD, from the coding sequence ATGAGTCGCATCTCTTTCTATCCGGGACCGTCGAGGGTCAATGCAAAGGTAACTGAGTACTTCTATGATGCTTACATGGAAGGAATCCTGTCCGAAAACCATCGGAGTGCTGCCTTTATGAAGCTCTTCAAAAAGACAAAGAAGTTGCTGAAGCAGAAGCTCGATGTTCCTGAAGACTATGAGATCGTTTTCACCTCGTCGGCTACGGAATGCTGGGAGATTATTGCGCAGAGCTTGACAGCAAAAGCCAGTTTTCATGTATATAACGGAGCGTTTGGTAATAAATGGTGTGAATATGCCGGAAAGCTTGGTGTTGAAACCCATGCCGCTTCATTTGACATAGAAGATGCTGTCCCGATAAAACTACTTTCCGTTCCTGAAGAGGTGGATGTTGTATGCGTCACTCAAAACGAAACCTCCAACGGCACGCAGGTAAGCGACGTAGAGTTGACAATCCTGCGGAGGCAATTCGCTGACAGGCTCATTGCTGTGGATGCCACGTCCAGCATGGCGGCCACAACCCTGCCTTTCAAAATGGCCGATGTTTGGTTTGCTTCTGTGCAAAAGGGATTCGGTCTGCCCTCAGGCATGGGAATTATGATTCTATCGCCAGCCGCCGTTGCAAAGGCTGAGAAATTGAATGAGAATGATCATTACAACAGTCTTCTCTTTTCTATTGTCAATAGCAGAAAGGATCAGACGCCCTACACACCCAATATTTTAGGCATTTATCTGCTCTACCGGCTGATGGAAGACAGAAGGCCTATTGAAGAAATTAACCGAAAAGTCAAAAACAGATTTCTCGACTGGATGGATTTTCTGAACAAGTTCGACTCATGGACACCGCTGGTAGAGAATGAATCGGTACGTTCTACCACCGTCATTCCGCTGAAAGCTGAGCCTTCGGTGATAAAAGAGCTACTGGAGAAGGCCTCTGATGCAGGGTTTACTTTAGGAAGTGGCTACGGTGAGTGGAAAGAAGACACGATACGAATTGCCAACTTTCCATCTATCAAGAAAAAAGAAATCCAATCGCTTCGGTTTTTCCTCAAGAAAAACTTTGATTAG
- a CDS encoding MarC family protein, producing MFSFKEILSVSLILFSVIDILGSIPIIVSLRQKVGHIQSEKATLASGVLMIVFLFLGEKILGLFGVDISSFAIAGALVIFIIGLEMILGVEFFKHEQIEGGATSSSIVPIAFPLIAGAGTMTTLLSLRAEYSLPNILVGIVVNLLFVYLVLKTTNWLERKLGKAGLNILRKVFGIILLSIAIKLIKTNLLT from the coding sequence ATGTTCAGCTTCAAAGAAATTCTTTCTGTTTCTCTCATCCTCTTTTCTGTCATCGACATTCTGGGTAGCATTCCCATCATTGTGTCGCTCAGGCAGAAGGTGGGCCATATACAGTCAGAAAAAGCTACATTGGCTTCAGGAGTTTTGATGATCGTTTTTCTCTTTCTGGGAGAGAAAATTCTTGGCCTTTTTGGCGTTGATATCAGTTCATTTGCTATTGCCGGAGCGCTGGTGATTTTCATTATTGGTTTGGAAATGATACTTGGGGTAGAGTTCTTTAAGCACGAGCAAATAGAGGGAGGAGCTACATCCAGCTCCATTGTGCCCATTGCTTTTCCCCTTATTGCCGGGGCAGGCACCATGACAACCCTTCTTTCCCTTAGGGCCGAGTACTCGCTGCCGAATATTCTGGTGGGCATTGTGGTCAACCTGCTGTTCGTTTATCTGGTGTTAAAAACTACCAACTGGCTCGAACGTAAACTGGGCAAAGCCGGGCTCAACATCCTTCGGAAGGTATTTGGAATCATCTTGCTTTCGATAGCCATCAAACTGATTAAAACCAATCTGCTGACATGA